The genomic segment ACGCCGAGCCTTGAGAGCTCGATGAAGAGATGTCCATACAGAGCTGCCGCCGCATTCCAGTAGCGGTGCGGAATGTGATCGGGGAGAGCTTTCGATGCACGGATCTCGAAGTCATCGGTGGGAAGAATAACGCCTAGTTCGTCCGTGTCGATTTTTGTATAGGGCGAGAGGCGATCGCGGATGGCGATAACATAGCGGGTCAGTGTAATGAATCCGGCTGCCTGGTTGAAGAACGTGTGCTGCCAGCCGTCGAGGCTCTCGTCGAGAGCGGGCGAGGCATAGAAGTGGAACGAGATGTAATCGAGTGGGATGCCCGGCTTGTGGTTCTTCGGATTGAGGAAGTACTCGAAGTACTTCGGATTCGACCCAGGCGCAGCGAGCGCCAGGCCCATGAACTTCGTTTCGGGGCTTACCTTGCGAATGCCTTCAACGATAGCGTCGTAGCGCTTTGTGTAATCCTCGGGCGTGGTGTTGTGTTCGAAATCGACTTCATTCAGCACCTCCCAATAAGGAAATCCGTAGTGATAGCCGGATTCGTGGCGCTTGCCGTTTTCGTCGGTGAAACCTCCCTTCGTGAACCAGCTCACGAGGCGTCCGTAGTAGTCGCCCAATTCTTTGCCGGTGGGATCACGCAGTTCCGTGCCTTTGGTGTAGTCCCAGAAGACTTGATTGGGATCGTCTGGATACTTGACCGGCTGATCTGTCTTGAACATCCACGCAGGGATCGTGCTGAAGTTGATGATGGTCGAATGGCCGTTCGTGGCGGCGAGAAAATCCTTGGTGACCGGATCGATGTGGGTGAAGTCCCACGATGTTTTCTCTTTCGTGGGAGGCTCAAGTTCCGCGACTGCGATCTTAGGGTAGGGAAGCCACGGCACGTAGCGAACATAATCCGCACCAAGCTCCTTTAGTGCAGCGAAGGACCCATCGTGTATCGGGGCGCCGGGATTGAGCATGGGATTTGTGACCACCTGCAGCGTAGGAGTTGACCTGGATACGAGGATGGTCTTGTTCCAGTTGATCTCAAGAACAGGTTTCGACTCCTGTGCCGCTGCGGGCAGCACTGATAACACCGCAAGGAGAATCGACGAGAACATCCCTGCTGTTCTCAAGGAGCTAAAAGCTGGTCCGGGCACATGCGCCTCCATCCTGTTCAATGGTTGATTGTCTGGCTGGACATTCGCGTCAGGTCGGTTTGCGCAGACGTGCGCGCCCGCCACTGATAAGCCGCACAGGAGTTCTTCGAGAAATACTTTTCCTGCGCCTGGGTGCTGCGGGTTGCGATGTAGCGCTGCGCCACGCCAAAGGTGTGGTCATAATCGGCGAGTTGATCGCTGTTTGGCCAGTCGCTGCCAAAGAGCATGCGGTCCTCCCCGAAAAGCGACCAAAGCTGATCGAGGTGCTCCTTGTAACGGCTGACATCGAAGGATACGCGACCGTCGAACGTGCGCACTATCTGGGAACCCTTCACAAAAATGCGAGGGCGTTGAGCTAGTTCGCGAAGCGTTGATTCGTACTCGCGACGGTCAGGTCCTTCGCTAGGAATATCCAGGTTCGGCAGGTGATCGATAACTACGCGGAGATTTGGTACGCGATTCGATATCTCCAACATAGCGGAGATCAATGCAGGATTGGGGTTCGCAGTGTCGAGCACCAGACCGGCCTCGGCGAGCAGTTTGAGGCCGGCGATGAATTGCGGGTTGTGGGCCGCAGCAACTGGATCTCGATTCCAGAGATTGCCGTAACGAATCCCCAGGAACAGGTGCGAGCGGTGGAGCTGGTCAAGGGTGGCCGCGAAATCTGGCGTGGCGGGGTCCAGGTCTCCGATGAAGCCCACCACAAGCGGATTGCTTTCGACGACCTCCTGCAACCAGAAGTTATCGATCAGCCATGGGCTGCACTCGATTGCGATTGCGCCGGCGACGCCGTGCGGTCCGGCAAGACGCGCATAGCGGTCCGGTAAGGCAGGCTGGTAGAGCTTTTTATCCGATCTGTCGGGCCAGGGGATGCCGCCAGGGCGGCCCGGATCAAACAAGTGGATGTGCGTGTCTATAACAGGTGATCCCGGAGCCTGAGCCGTAACGCGCGGAAGAGCGAACGCAGCGAGGCTGGCGGATTGGAGGAAGATTCGGCGATTCATGTCGTCGCATCGGCGCGAGTCCAGGACTAGCGCACGGAGATTCACGCGGGAACGGGATGGAAGACCTCCGCTCCTCCTGCTGCCATCATCGCAACGCACTATAAGGATGAAGGCGGAAAGATGTCAATATAAATCATTTATGTATTGGACTGTCGGCCAAAGTAGAAATTAGGCTCAAGCTTCGGCGCCAGCTACCGCCTCTTCCACTAATCCGCACAAGCAGCACGGCGCCCGGGCACTAAACCCGGGCCCCGTCACGTCTGATTTCACTGTGCTTCTAGAACTCCAGGCGGGCCGCGAACTGCGCCTTGCGTTGATCCGTGAGCAGAACTGTCGCGTTGCCGAAATTAGTCGCGTTATCAAGCGTCGAGTTGATCGAGTGCGAGTCAAACCGGACGCTGTTGGTCACGTTGAAAGTTTCCCACCTGAGTTGGATGCGCATGCGTTCCCCCAGTAAGAACGTCTTGTTCAGCCCCGCATCCCAGTCATAATAGCCATCTCCGCGCAGGGGATTGCGTGTGCCCGACCCTCCGGGCAGTGTGTAGTCGAAGCTCGCGAATACTGCCTGCGGGTCCGCGAACCGCTGGGCCAGGTGGCCGTGCTTCGCCGCCCGCGAGGGAATCCGCGCAATCTGTGTTGCC from the Occallatibacter riparius genome contains:
- a CDS encoding GH39 family glycosyl hydrolase; amino-acid sequence: MFSSILLAVLSVLPAAAQESKPVLEINWNKTILVSRSTPTLQVVTNPMLNPGAPIHDGSFAALKELGADYVRYVPWLPYPKIAVAELEPPTKEKTSWDFTHIDPVTKDFLAATNGHSTIINFSTIPAWMFKTDQPVKYPDDPNQVFWDYTKGTELRDPTGKELGDYYGRLVSWFTKGGFTDENGKRHESGYHYGFPYWEVLNEVDFEHNTTPEDYTKRYDAIVEGIRKVSPETKFMGLALAAPGSNPKYFEYFLNPKNHKPGIPLDYISFHFYASPALDESLDGWQHTFFNQAAGFITLTRYVIAIRDRLSPYTKIDTDELGVILPTDDFEIRASKALPDHIPHRYWNAAAALYGHLFIELSRLGVDVIGESQLVGYPSQFPSVSMMNYNTGKPNARYWVLKMIKDNFHPGDKLVETGGKAQPSDVSIQGFNTPQGRKVLLVNRTNAEKTIKVAAELQNASTLTVDEESGDEPPRVGTVNGDELKLAPFAVSILSLK
- a CDS encoding amidohydrolase family protein, whose translation is MNRRIFLQSASLAAFALPRVTAQAPGSPVIDTHIHLFDPGRPGGIPWPDRSDKKLYQPALPDRYARLAGPHGVAGAIAIECSPWLIDNFWLQEVVESNPLVVGFIGDLDPATPDFAATLDQLHRSHLFLGIRYGNLWNRDPVAAAHNPQFIAGLKLLAEAGLVLDTANPNPALISAMLEISNRVPNLRVVIDHLPNLDIPSEGPDRREYESTLRELAQRPRIFVKGSQIVRTFDGRVSFDVSRYKEHLDQLWSLFGEDRMLFGSDWPNSDQLADYDHTFGVAQRYIATRSTQAQEKYFSKNSCAAYQWRARTSAQTDLTRMSSQTINH